The following coding sequences lie in one Nakaseomyces glabratus chromosome K, complete sequence genomic window:
- the PRP9 gene encoding SF3a splicing factor complex subunit PRP9 (CAGL0K01573g~Ortholog(s) have RNA binding activity, role in mRNA 5'-splice site recognition and U2-type prespliceosome localization), whose product MELDTVRSLLEDIEVIEDAISSRFQRNPELYYDYRIHLEGIRDDIPKLGLDDDRMVNKIYKARKHKRTLKQKRTQQYEINTFLDDIFKKNKYILKVRNQLKSDGLKYKDSECKFELLKKLLGDEPTEDEDEDDSISKSNSSRLLDIDETINRYNMNLGNGKLVSERCSLLDINTIFQKDEQDGFIIDFEPLYRRWLNIVKDGTLTYPKFISNLEKFIDDKKYLLDPVMDRKTKGYCEFVVEACDFVETQYFKRNILLNEEQIKGKLHRDFENHVTKAIITESGIYYCLYCDKMFNSAHIYDSHRTGKAHSKSVSNYHDSFRAEFKLHVYVSCMREEFENTKEYVDRKMAFTNKERLEEMEKLTQEYHRPVYDPTEKEGDVEEDNSKSKTKDELKEMLGLGEDMPLGPDGLPIPYWLYKLQGLDVGQECEICGNQVYKGHKNFDKHFSGPTHTYHLKCLGIEPSSAFQGITKIKEAQALWKQMQRNTTQELAEEVEDKEGNVMSKDIYEELKKQGLV is encoded by the coding sequence ATGGAGCTGGATACAGTAAGGTCTCTGCTGGAAGACATTGAAGTGATTGAAGATGCCATCTCTTCTAGATTTCAGAGAAATCCAGAGTTATATTACGACTATAGAATTCATCTAGAGGGTATTAGAGACGATATACCGAAGCTGGGATTGGATGACGACAGGATGGTTAATAAGATATACAAAGCTAGGAAGCACAAGAGGAcattgaaacaaaagagAACCCAACAGTATGAGATAAACACCTTCCTAGACGATatattcaagaagaataagtatattttgaaaGTCAGAAATCAGTTAAAAAGTGATGGGTTGAAGTATAAGGACTCTGAGTGCAAATTTGAACTGTTAAAGAAATTGCTAGGTGATGAACCAACTGAAGACGAAGACGAAGACGACTCTATCTCCAAAAGTAATTCTAGCAGATTActtgatattgatgaaaccATTAATAGGTATAATATGAATCTAGGTAATGGTAAGTTGGTCTCTGAGAGATGTTCTTTGCTTGATATCAATACAATTTTCCAGAAGGATGAGCAAGATGGATTTATTATAGATTTTGAACCGCTATACAGAAGATGGCTGAATATTGTCAAGGATGGTACCCTCACATATCCGAAATTTATATCTAACTTGGagaaatttattgatgacaagaaatatttattggATCCCGTTATGGACCGCAAGACAAAGGGTTACTGTGAGTTTGTGGTAGAGGCCTGTGACTTTGTTGAGACGCAATacttcaaaagaaatattttgttaaatGAGGAGCAAATAAAGGGTAAATTGCATCGTGATTTTGAAAACCATGTTACGAAAGCAATTATTACAGAGTCAGGTATCTATTACTGCCTCTATTGTGATAAGATGTTCAATAGCGCACATATATATGATAGCCACCGGACGGGCAAAGCTCACTCAAAAAGTGTGAGCAACTACCACGATTCTTTCAGAGCTGAGTTCAAGTTGCATGTATACGTGTCTTGTATGCGAGAGGAGTTTGAAAACACAAAAGAGTATGTAGACAGAAAGATGGCGTTCACTAACAAGGAGAGACTGGAAGAAATGGAGAAACTAACACAAGAGTACCATAGGCCCGTCTATGACCCTACCGAAAAGGAAGGTGATGTAGAGGAAGACAATAGCAAATCCAAAACAAAGGATGAACTCAAAGAAATGCTGGGGCTTGGTGAAGACATGCCACTTGGACCAGATGGATTGCCTATTCCATACTGGCTATACAAACTACAAGGCCTGGACGTGGGCCAAGAGTGTGAGATATGTGGAAACCAGGTGTACAAGGGCCACAAGAACTTCGACAAGCACTTTAGCGGGCCAACACACACCTACCACCTCAAGTGCCTCGGTATAGAGCCGTCCAGTGCCTTCCAAGGTATCACGAAGATCAAAGAAGCCCAGGCCCTTTGGAAACAAATGCAGCGCAACACTACACAAGAGCTAGCCGAAGAAGTCGAAGACAAAGAAGGCAACGTCATGAGCAAAGATATATACGAAGAACTAAAGAAACAAGGCCTGGTGTGA